A genomic segment from Truepera sp. encodes:
- a CDS encoding cytochrome c codes for MSDERNETGGLPGGVPVGPGENAASREDLSRIDVYLDGGTEPIVSYRPPVSFELDSTQLDDGDHVLRIEARDSSGTKGVRVVPFTVRNGPGIALHGLTPGDVLDGKVQILVNAYGGANEKYWEPSRAETPAPIPTWTWVLVLFIVAFGVFYGVRHWNPSPDFASTPTFSSTTAQTSQAPGAVGGPAGAPTGQGGAKGEALYSNLCAACHQAGGQGLPGVFPPLAGDPVVTAADPTEHISTVLHGKQGSTIDGVSYAAAMPAFAGQLTDEEVAAVVNHERTSFGNSAPTVTADQVGALR; via the coding sequence ATGAGCGACGAGCGAAACGAGACCGGCGGCCTTCCGGGCGGCGTTCCAGTCGGCCCGGGCGAAAACGCCGCGTCGAGGGAAGACCTTAGCCGTATCGACGTGTACCTTGACGGCGGCACCGAGCCCATCGTCAGCTACCGGCCGCCGGTCAGCTTCGAGCTCGACTCCACGCAACTGGACGACGGAGACCACGTCCTGCGCATCGAGGCGCGCGACTCCTCCGGCACGAAAGGTGTTCGCGTCGTGCCCTTCACGGTGCGGAACGGCCCGGGGATTGCCCTACACGGCCTGACCCCGGGCGACGTCCTCGACGGGAAGGTGCAGATTCTCGTCAACGCCTACGGCGGCGCGAACGAGAAGTACTGGGAACCGTCGCGCGCCGAGACCCCGGCGCCCATCCCCACCTGGACTTGGGTGCTCGTCTTGTTCATCGTTGCCTTCGGGGTGTTCTACGGGGTGCGTCACTGGAACCCGTCTCCCGACTTCGCGTCCACGCCCACGTTCAGTTCCACCACCGCCCAGACGAGCCAGGCTCCTGGCGCAGTCGGCGGGCCCGCCGGCGCGCCCACGGGCCAGGGCGGTGCCAAAGGGGAGGCCCTCTACTCCAACCTTTGCGCGGCCTGCCACCAGGCCGGCGGACAGGGCCTGCCGGGCGTGTTCCCGCCGTTGGCGGGTGACCCGGTCGTGACCGCCGCCGACCCTACCGAGCACATCAGTACCGTGTTGCACGGCAAACAGGGTTCGACCATCGACGGCGTCAGCTACGCCGCGGCCATGCCGGCGTTCGCGGGACAGCTGACGGACGAGGAGGTGGCCGCCGTCGTGAACCACGAGCGCACGAGTTTCGGCAACTCGGCCCCCACCGTTACCGCCGACCAGGTAGGCGCTTTGAGATAG
- the pgi gene encoding glucose-6-phosphate isomerase, with translation MKRHPDRNADAWEAVGRHQQQMKDVQLEDLFAGDAKRFEAFSLQAGELFIDLSKNRITSETVKLLLELAAASGVDERKRAMFEGEHINLTEDRPVLHVALRNRSNTPIYVDGHDVMPEVNAVLAQMERFAGAVRGGEWRGYTGERITDVVNVGIGGSHLGPQMAVTALHPFTTEALRAHFISNIDGAAMTDVLAGLRPETTLFIISSKTFTTQETMTNAHTARRWLVEHLKSEEAVARHFVAVSTNLAKVAEFGIAKENVFAFWDWVGGRYSLWSAIGLSIALAVGFRRFVELLEGAHEMDQHFLNAEPARNAPMLMGLLGVWYGNFFGAQSAAVLPYDESLRYLPSYLQQAFMESNGKDVDRAGNPVTWQTGAIIWGSPGTDGQHAYYQLLHQGTKLIPADFIAPAKPLHPLVEHHDILLSNFLAQTEALMLGRTPDETRAMLVEQGAPAERLELLTAAKSFRGNRPTTSILMPQLTPHALGNLIALYEHAIFTQGVVWDVNSFDQMGVELGKELATNLLSEVRAGAAKPGAHDASTSGLLAHIGELRSS, from the coding sequence GTGAAGCGCCATCCGGATCGTAACGCCGACGCCTGGGAGGCGGTGGGCCGCCACCAGCAGCAGATGAAGGACGTGCAGCTCGAGGACCTGTTCGCCGGCGACGCCAAGCGCTTCGAGGCGTTCTCGCTGCAGGCCGGCGAGCTCTTCATAGACCTCAGCAAGAACCGCATCACGAGCGAGACCGTGAAGCTGCTCCTCGAACTGGCGGCGGCGAGCGGCGTGGACGAGCGCAAGCGCGCCATGTTCGAGGGCGAGCACATCAACCTGACCGAGGACCGCCCCGTGCTTCACGTGGCGCTGCGCAACCGCTCCAACACCCCGATCTACGTGGACGGCCACGACGTCATGCCCGAGGTGAACGCCGTCCTGGCGCAGATGGAGCGCTTCGCAGGCGCCGTGCGCGGCGGTGAGTGGCGCGGGTACACGGGCGAGCGCATCACCGACGTCGTGAACGTGGGCATAGGCGGCTCGCACTTGGGGCCGCAGATGGCCGTCACCGCGCTGCACCCCTTCACCACGGAAGCCCTGCGGGCACACTTCATTTCGAACATCGACGGAGCGGCGATGACCGACGTGCTGGCGGGGCTGCGGCCCGAGACCACGCTGTTCATCATCTCGTCAAAGACCTTCACCACGCAGGAGACGATGACGAACGCCCACACGGCGCGCCGCTGGCTCGTCGAACACCTCAAGAGCGAGGAGGCGGTGGCGAGGCACTTCGTGGCCGTGTCCACGAACCTCGCGAAGGTGGCCGAGTTCGGCATCGCCAAGGAGAACGTGTTCGCCTTCTGGGACTGGGTTGGCGGGCGCTACTCGCTCTGGTCGGCCATCGGCCTGTCGATCGCCTTGGCCGTGGGGTTCCGGCGCTTCGTGGAGTTGCTCGAGGGCGCCCACGAGATGGACCAGCACTTCCTCAACGCTGAGCCGGCCCGGAACGCGCCCATGCTCATGGGCCTGCTGGGCGTGTGGTACGGCAACTTCTTCGGCGCGCAGAGCGCCGCCGTGCTGCCCTACGACGAGTCGTTGCGCTACCTACCGAGTTACTTACAGCAGGCGTTCATGGAGTCGAACGGCAAGGACGTGGACCGCGCTGGAAACCCGGTGACTTGGCAGACGGGCGCCATAATCTGGGGCTCGCCCGGGACCGACGGCCAGCACGCGTACTACCAGCTCCTCCACCAGGGCACCAAGCTCATCCCGGCCGATTTCATCGCGCCCGCGAAGCCCCTGCACCCGCTGGTCGAGCATCACGACATCCTCCTCTCCAACTTCCTCGCCCAGACCGAGGCCCTCATGCTCGGCCGCACCCCGGACGAGACGCGCGCGATGCTCGTCGAGCAGGGCGCGCCCGCCGAGCGCCTCGAGCTCCTGACGGCCGCGAAGTCGTTCCGCGGCAACCGGCCGACCACCTCCATCCTCATGCCGCAGCTAACGCCGCACGCGCTGGGCAACCTGATAGCGCTTTACGAGCACGCGATCTTCACTCAAGGCGTAGTCTGGGACGTCAACAGCTTCGACCAGATGGGCGTGGAGCTCGGCAAGGAACTCGCAACGAACCTCTTGAGCGAGGTCCGTGCGGGCGCCGCGAAGCCCGGCGCGCACGACGCGTCTACCAGCGGCCTGCTGGCACACATCGGGGAGTTGCGCAGTAGCTGA
- a CDS encoding S8 family serine peptidase, with amino-acid sequence MKRDANPTPRPSARRWVLLALLGTAALVVLAGCVQLGPRPDVRLKTPTLEMNGFTQATAQVIGSGDWELEVVPDNLAADGAIVVSPSQGNGDAYVTVTVDPSRMPRVDVGFRLKLTAKWRGPDIVVMSQYFTFSFPEVTGQAVGGPASSALGVAESAPDTLSTAAFEPSTDEALASAPVTTLMVGLGSEGLVLGQDGVAGAPLAAAKLAVASTLGSLGLAASTDSFDAARLTLVDVPTADAVRVAEALRATPGVRYVEFPRRLYPASTDPLRSQQWNLDLLGVEPMWGDAGGAGVTIAILDQGFLPSHPDLRDNVAGTYDAVRGGSDITVTRAACETHGTHVAGIAAAVANNGLGVAGVAPYARLLLVNLGDDATSDCTMSTTALVKALDYVANGGEPLADVINMSLGGSGDLGNAVHDAIKAAAGLGISLVAAAGNDKYSCPDNFTTKPVSYPAAYPEVLAVAATGPDEQRACYSHMGSEMFIAAPGGTPAEMILSTIAIFDAQGRLAGPDYGTMSGTSMASPAVAGVIAMLRSADPGASAAQIADAIATTAVDKGTTGRDPEYGWGFINPAAAYNALIGTPPPPPAPVLDLMLRVPGYPDALLDADRKFTLIDALPGPLKIEVGSDDNGNGVLGESGEWYGEQTITVALGTSEPPLNLVNVVVTQVP; translated from the coding sequence ATGAAGAGGGACGCCAACCCCACCCCTCGTCCGTCCGCCCGCAGGTGGGTCCTCCTCGCGCTGCTCGGCACGGCCGCCCTCGTGGTCTTGGCCGGCTGTGTGCAACTGGGGCCGCGCCCCGATGTGCGGCTGAAGACCCCGACGCTCGAGATGAACGGCTTCACCCAAGCGACGGCGCAGGTCATAGGTTCGGGCGACTGGGAGCTGGAGGTCGTTCCGGACAACTTGGCCGCCGATGGCGCGATCGTCGTCTCGCCCAGCCAGGGTAACGGGGACGCCTACGTGACGGTCACCGTCGATCCCTCCCGCATGCCCCGCGTGGACGTCGGGTTCAGGCTGAAGCTCACTGCCAAGTGGCGCGGCCCGGACATCGTGGTCATGAGCCAATACTTCACCTTCTCCTTCCCCGAGGTCACGGGTCAGGCGGTGGGCGGACCGGCCAGCTCGGCGCTTGGCGTCGCGGAATCGGCCCCGGACACCCTGTCCACCGCGGCGTTCGAGCCCTCCACCGACGAGGCCCTCGCCTCGGCCCCGGTCACCACGCTGATGGTCGGACTGGGGTCCGAGGGCCTCGTGCTCGGCCAGGACGGCGTGGCCGGCGCGCCCCTCGCGGCGGCCAAGCTGGCGGTCGCCTCCACCCTCGGGAGCCTGGGCCTGGCGGCTTCCACCGACTCGTTCGACGCGGCCCGCCTCACCCTGGTGGACGTGCCCACCGCCGACGCCGTTCGCGTGGCGGAGGCCCTGCGCGCCACGCCAGGGGTCCGCTACGTGGAGTTCCCGCGGCGGCTGTATCCCGCAAGCACCGACCCGCTCCGGTCGCAACAGTGGAACCTCGACCTGTTGGGCGTGGAGCCCATGTGGGGCGACGCGGGCGGGGCCGGGGTGACCATCGCCATCCTCGACCAGGGCTTCCTCCCGTCGCACCCCGACCTGCGGGACAACGTGGCCGGGACCTACGACGCTGTCAGGGGCGGAAGCGACATCACGGTCACCAGGGCGGCGTGCGAGACTCACGGCACCCACGTGGCGGGCATCGCCGCGGCGGTCGCCAACAACGGCCTCGGCGTGGCAGGCGTGGCGCCGTACGCCAGGCTGCTGCTCGTGAACCTTGGCGACGACGCCACTAGCGATTGCACCATGAGCACGACGGCCCTCGTCAAGGCCTTGGATTACGTGGCCAACGGCGGCGAGCCGCTGGCGGACGTCATCAACATGAGCCTTGGAGGTAGCGGCGACCTCGGGAACGCGGTCCATGACGCGATCAAGGCAGCGGCCGGCCTCGGCATCAGCCTGGTTGCGGCGGCGGGCAACGACAAATACAGTTGCCCCGACAATTTCACCACCAAACCCGTCTCCTACCCGGCCGCCTACCCGGAAGTGCTGGCCGTGGCCGCAACCGGCCCAGACGAGCAGCGCGCCTGTTACAGCCACATGGGAAGTGAGATGTTCATCGCGGCCCCCGGCGGCACGCCGGCGGAGATGATCCTCAGCACCATCGCCATCTTCGACGCCCAGGGCCGCCTGGCGGGACCCGACTACGGCACCATGTCGGGCACCAGCATGGCGTCCCCCGCCGTGGCAGGCGTGATCGCCATGCTGCGCAGCGCCGACCCGGGGGCGAGCGCCGCGCAGATCGCCGACGCCATCGCCACCACGGCGGTGGACAAGGGCACCACGGGCCGCGACCCGGAGTACGGTTGGGGCTTCATCAACCCGGCAGCCGCCTACAACGCGCTGATCGGCACTCCGCCGCCTCCCCCCGCGCCCGTTCTCGATCTGATGCTGCGCGTTCCCGGCTATCCGGACGCCTTGCTGGACGCCGACCGCAAGTTCACGCTCATAGACGCACTGCCGGGACCCCTCAAGATCGAGGTCGGGAGCGACGACAACGGCAACGGCGTGCTGGGTGAAAGCGGTGAGTGGTACGGCGAGCAGACCATCACTGTGGCCCTCGGCACGTCCGAACCGCCCTTGAACCTGGTCAACGTAGTGGTGACGCAGGTTCCGTAG
- a CDS encoding cytochrome c — protein sequence MNFHKNHWLLFSVICFGFIGLSLIVGILPAIWVQNNSEPMPGAQPMTEIVQRGIDVYVAEGCVACHTQQVRPLEMDAVWGRPSAPGDYAYVTPSSWWAPYAPAVLGSERTGPDLTNVGARQSSDVWQYMHLYNPRSVVPDSVMPAYPWLFDRVTTVPSGKTAVPVPAHFAPKDGSLVVPNEKGEALVAYLLSLKQPSLTAAPVTLEPEAAEPAPAGEPEPAGEPQAATEPEAAAEPEPAAEPQAAAEPEASEAPATPEQPEAAPAPAATPEPAAPAAAEEPAAPVTAEEPTTPAPPAAEEATTPAAEEAPISWDEELGSATYTAHCAACHQATGQGIPNAFPPLADDPVVTADDPTEHVTTVLHGKQGSTINGVTYGAAMPPFAAQLSDEEIAAVVNHERTSWGNSAPLVTPADVAALRGGGQ from the coding sequence GTGAACTTCCACAAGAACCACTGGTTGCTCTTCAGCGTCATTTGCTTCGGCTTCATCGGCCTGTCGCTCATCGTGGGCATCTTGCCGGCCATCTGGGTGCAGAACAACTCGGAACCGATGCCTGGGGCGCAGCCCATGACCGAGATCGTGCAGCGCGGCATCGACGTTTACGTTGCCGAAGGCTGCGTGGCGTGCCACACGCAACAGGTGCGCCCCCTCGAGATGGACGCCGTTTGGGGCCGGCCTTCCGCCCCCGGCGACTACGCCTACGTGACCCCGAGCTCATGGTGGGCGCCTTACGCCCCGGCCGTGCTCGGCAGTGAACGGACCGGACCCGACCTCACCAACGTGGGCGCCAGGCAGTCGAGCGACGTGTGGCAGTACATGCACCTCTACAACCCGCGCTCGGTGGTGCCGGACTCAGTCATGCCCGCCTACCCCTGGCTGTTCGACCGCGTGACTACGGTGCCGAGCGGCAAGACCGCGGTGCCGGTGCCCGCCCACTTCGCGCCCAAAGACGGTTCGCTGGTGGTTCCCAACGAGAAGGGCGAGGCCCTGGTGGCTTACTTGCTCTCGCTGAAGCAACCGTCCTTGACCGCCGCTCCAGTTACCCTGGAGCCGGAGGCCGCTGAGCCGGCGCCGGCCGGCGAGCCCGAACCGGCCGGCGAGCCGCAAGCCGCGACCGAGCCGGAAGCCGCCGCCGAACCCGAACCGGCCGCCGAGCCGCAAGCCGCCGCCGAGCCAGAAGCCTCGGAAGCACCGGCCACGCCGGAGCAGCCGGAAGCCGCCCCGGCCCCAGCCGCGACGCCAGAGCCGGCCGCGCCGGCCGCCGCCGAAGAGCCGGCCGCGCCGGTCACCGCTGAAGAACCGACCACTCCCGCTCCACCCGCAGCCGAGGAGGCAACTACCCCCGCCGCAGAAGAAGCGCCGATCTCTTGGGACGAGGAGTTGGGCAGCGCCACCTACACCGCCCACTGCGCCGCCTGTCACCAGGCCACGGGGCAGGGCATCCCGAACGCGTTCCCGCCGCTGGCGGACGACCCGGTGGTCACGGCCGACGACCCCACCGAGCACGTGACCACGGTGCTGCACGGCAAGCAGGGCTCGACCATCAACGGCGTCACGTACGGTGCGGCCATGCCGCCGTTCGCGGCACAGCTCAGCGACGAGGAGATCGCCGCCGTCGTCAACCACGAACGGACCAGTTGGGGTAACTCGGCGCCGCTCGTGACCCCTGCGGACGTGGCCGCCCTGCGCGGAGGCGGGCAATGA
- a CDS encoding HTH domain-containing protein has translation MTQGKVPTAAQQPPPSTREALLQQLLHTKPEGLTLDELAALLGVTRNAVRQQVTALERDGLVAPIGLRPSGRRPSRTYGMTERGRETFPRRYDMLSLGMLRALRDRLGDETAESVLATMADDLAAELLPALERLDAPSRRAAVIEKMNELGYHARLAADGESIEAINCIYHRVAQETRAVCRFDERLISLLLGTEVRLTSCMADGEGSCAFAALASLDEARPS, from the coding sequence GTGACGCAAGGAAAGGTTCCTACGGCAGCGCAGCAACCGCCTCCTAGCACTCGCGAGGCGCTCCTGCAGCAACTGCTCCACACCAAGCCGGAGGGCCTGACCCTCGACGAACTCGCGGCCCTGCTGGGCGTCACGCGCAACGCCGTGCGCCAGCAGGTAACGGCCCTGGAGCGCGACGGGCTGGTGGCCCCGATCGGCCTGAGGCCCAGCGGTCGCAGGCCGAGCCGGACCTACGGGATGACCGAGCGGGGCCGGGAGACGTTCCCACGCCGCTACGACATGCTGTCGCTGGGCATGCTCCGGGCGCTCCGGGACCGCCTCGGGGACGAAACCGCCGAGTCGGTTCTCGCTACCATGGCGGACGACCTGGCCGCCGAGCTGTTGCCCGCGCTCGAGAGACTCGACGCACCGTCCAGGCGCGCGGCAGTGATCGAGAAGATGAACGAACTCGGATACCACGCGCGCCTCGCGGCGGACGGCGAGTCCATCGAGGCAATCAACTGCATCTACCACCGCGTTGCCCAGGAGACGCGCGCCGTTTGCCGCTTCGACGAACGGTTGATCTCGCTCCTATTGGGAACCGAGGTGCGGCTCACGTCCTGCATGGCGGACGGCGAGGGCAGCTGCGCGTTCGCCGCGTTGGCCTCGCTTGACGAAGCCCGCCCGTCCTGA